GCCAGCCCTTCTTCGGGGAGATGGCGCACGCGGTCGAACAGGCCGCCTCCGAGCGCGGGAAGATGGTCCTGGTCGGGAACTCCGACTACATCGCCGAGCGCGAGGTCCACTATCTGCGGGCCTTCCTCGGGATGCGGGTCTCAGGACTGATCCTGGTCAGCCACGCCCTCAACGACCTGGCCGCCGCCGAGATCGACGCCTGGGACGCCCGGGTGGTGCTGCTGCACGAGCGGCCCGAGGCCATCGACGACGTCGCCGTCGTCACCGACGACCTCGGCGGCGCCCAGCTCGCCGTCCGCCATCTCCTGGAGCACGGCTACGAGTACGTCGCCTGCATGGGCGGCACCGCCGACACCCCCGCCATAGGCGACCCGGTCTCCGACCACGTCGAGGGCTGGAAGCGCGCCATGGACGAGGCGGGACTGCCCACCGAGGGACGGCTCTACGAGGCGCCGTACAACCGCTACGACGCCTACAAGGTCGCCCTCGAGGTGCTGGCGGGACCCGACCGGCCGCCCGCGTTCTTCTGCTCGACCGACGACCAGGCGATCGGCCTGCTGCGCGCGGCCCGCGAGCTGCGCATCGACGTGCCGGGCCAGTTGGCGGTGGCCGGGTTCGACGACATCAAGGAAGCGCCGCTCGCCGACCCGCCGCTGACCACCGTCGCCTCCGACCGGCCCGCGATGGCCCGCGCCGCCGTCGACCTGGTCCTGGACGACGGGCTGCGGGTGGCGGGCTCCCGGCGCGAGCGGCTGAAGACGTTCCCCTCGCGGCTGGTGCTGCGCTCCTCCTGCGGCTGCCGCTGACGGCTCCCGCCCGCTGACGACCGCTTCCATGAAGGGTTCCTGAGAGCCGGTCACGACCGGCGAGAGGGGCCTTTACATCGGACGAACAAGGTTCTGGCGGGCTTCTCAGCGGGCGCTCAGGAACCTCTCATGGTCGCGGGACAAGCTCTCTCACATGACCGAGAGCTTCCGCCGCAGCGGCGAGGACGAGCACCCCTACCAGGGCGCCGAGCAGCACAGCCAGCAGCAGGCCGCCTCCCCCGTGAGCCCCGAGTGGCCGCCCCCGCCGGCCCACCGGCCCGCGCCGGCGCCGGGGTACGAGGCGCAGGCCGGGTACCCCGGACAGGCCGCGTACGGCGCGCCGGGCGGCTACGGCGGGCACGGCGGCCATGGCAGCCATGGCGACGACGGC
The sequence above is a segment of the Streptomyces griseoviridis genome. Coding sequences within it:
- a CDS encoding LacI family DNA-binding transcriptional regulator, which gives rise to MAKVTRDDVARLAGTSTAVVSYVINNGPRPVAPATRERVLAAIKELGYRPDRVAQAMASRRTDLIGLIVPDARQPFFGEMAHAVEQAASERGKMVLVGNSDYIAEREVHYLRAFLGMRVSGLILVSHALNDLAAAEIDAWDARVVLLHERPEAIDDVAVVTDDLGGAQLAVRHLLEHGYEYVACMGGTADTPAIGDPVSDHVEGWKRAMDEAGLPTEGRLYEAPYNRYDAYKVALEVLAGPDRPPAFFCSTDDQAIGLLRAARELRIDVPGQLAVAGFDDIKEAPLADPPLTTVASDRPAMARAAVDLVLDDGLRVAGSRRERLKTFPSRLVLRSSCGCR